In the Alphaproteobacteria bacterium genome, one interval contains:
- a CDS encoding tetratricopeptide repeat protein: MQSNTLFPISVDQYLAPPDPHVNNRIEGFPILTCIAAIVALLVEGWIVYAVIQDILGIGTALLLHIVISGLLVLAYVLFTPLASNHLFMALLMISTKPLGPKGASGTLLAMLLWLWFSLFAAPFSEWFQSIFPSPVISRPESIDEDLRTGRDESAKNYDVEPFMDVIRYGNDDQKRRALGKITSFFSPGFAPVLRLALHDESNMIRVQSATAISIIENRFQTKLMKLEKIYDRHYREDPATIVALANFHDDYSFTGILDDSRERANRVDAKRLYEEYLQEVPQDGVIRTRYGRLLLRMGELQEAIRQFEKAMEERLTATRASWLAEAYYRIGDYNRLRSFANHLHTNHGEVFSNLDSSVHDSLVSWMGHNIAANEQENV, from the coding sequence ATGCAAAGTAATACCTTGTTTCCCATATCGGTAGATCAATACCTTGCGCCGCCCGATCCGCACGTAAATAACCGTATCGAAGGCTTTCCCATTCTGACATGTATTGCAGCCATTGTGGCGCTATTGGTCGAAGGGTGGATTGTTTATGCGGTAATACAAGACATTTTAGGCATTGGCACTGCCTTGCTCTTGCATATTGTAATAAGTGGCCTGTTGGTGCTGGCATATGTGTTGTTCACCCCCCTCGCCTCGAATCACCTGTTTATGGCATTGTTGATGATATCCACCAAACCGCTGGGGCCAAAAGGTGCATCGGGTACATTGCTGGCAATGCTTCTCTGGCTCTGGTTTTCTTTATTTGCTGCACCCTTTAGCGAATGGTTCCAAAGCATTTTCCCAAGCCCTGTAATTTCGCGCCCTGAATCTATTGATGAAGATTTGCGCACCGGCCGCGATGAATCTGCAAAAAACTATGATGTAGAGCCATTTATGGATGTTATCCGCTATGGTAACGATGACCAGAAACGCCGCGCGTTAGGAAAAATCACCAGTTTCTTCAGCCCCGGATTTGCGCCGGTGTTGCGGCTGGCACTGCATGACGAAAGCAACATGATTCGTGTGCAATCTGCCACCGCGATTTCCATCATCGAAAACCGTTTTCAGACTAAATTGATGAAATTGGAAAAGATTTACGACAGACATTATCGTGAAGACCCTGCCACAATTGTCGCTTTGGCAAATTTCCACGACGATTATTCTTTTACCGGAATTCTGGATGATTCCCGCGAGCGTGCAAACCGTGTGGATGCCAAACGCCTCTATGAAGAATATTTGCAAGAAGTTCCACAAGATGGCGTTATCCGCACCCGTTATGGTCGCCTACTGCTACGTATGGGCGAGCTGCAAGAGGCCATTCGTCAGTTTGAAAAAGCAATGGAAGAACGCCTCACCGCAACACGCGCCTCGTGGTTGGCCGAAGCTTATTATCGCATAGGAGACTACAATCGCCTGCGTAGCTTCGCTAATCATTTACACACCAACCACGGTGAAGTATTCAGCAATCTGGATTCCAGCGTCCATGACAGCCTCGTAAGCTGGATGGGGCATAATATTGCCGCAAATGAACAGGAGAACGTGTAA
- a CDS encoding GAF domain-containing protein, which produces MQIDVTERKEQRKSLLGLRRSAWIEMALFFGILVLIDVVFFDFTRYWGVHPHPFWMVTLLLACQYGTREGIAAAIISIILYLLGNWPEQDFGEDRFTYLFNILIQPILWLVTAVIFGELRMRHIRERKTLEDELETAREREERIARAYEQVKEIKNGLELRTATQIRSSIAAHHALRTMDVLNESETMRGLENLAKAVSGVQKFSIYLITQNGLEARTTHGWEEEDQFSRVISPQDILHRTLLHRRTAISILNQDDEQVLKGHGMLAVPLIDNDSGEIFGMLKVESIPFTELNFHTVETFAAIGELGGMSFTNLHKYQTVQSQSMVNPEYGTQSYGYFYRYAEFISSLGRRLGFDVTMLVVKLSNAETLPYATRVQASKLFAETVDATLRKVDMTFDYQQNSEEFSIVLPATNVDGAEIVREKIQSQLTKALRTLDNNIRFSYTVEPLHAK; this is translated from the coding sequence ATGCAAATAGACGTCACAGAACGCAAAGAACAACGCAAATCGCTACTCGGCCTACGCCGCAGCGCATGGATAGAAATGGCGCTATTTTTTGGCATTTTGGTGCTAATCGATGTCGTATTTTTCGATTTCACCCGCTATTGGGGTGTGCATCCACATCCATTCTGGATGGTAACTTTATTACTGGCATGTCAATATGGTACTCGTGAAGGTATCGCCGCCGCGATTATATCGATAATACTGTATCTTCTTGGCAACTGGCCAGAGCAAGATTTTGGCGAAGACCGCTTTACTTATTTGTTCAACATTCTTATTCAGCCGATTTTATGGCTTGTAACCGCTGTAATATTTGGCGAATTGCGTATGCGTCATATACGTGAGCGAAAAACTCTCGAAGACGAGCTGGAAACCGCCCGTGAACGCGAAGAACGCATCGCCCGCGCCTATGAACAAGTGAAAGAAATCAAAAACGGGTTAGAGCTGCGCACCGCTACACAAATTCGCTCTTCCATTGCTGCACATCACGCGTTGCGCACCATGGATGTGTTGAACGAATCAGAAACAATGCGCGGTCTGGAAAATTTAGCTAAAGCCGTATCAGGTGTGCAAAAATTTTCGATATATCTGATTACACAAAACGGCTTAGAAGCCCGCACCACCCATGGATGGGAAGAAGAAGATCAGTTCTCCCGTGTGATCAGCCCTCAGGATATTTTACACCGCACCTTATTACATCGCCGCACCGCTATCAGTATTCTGAATCAGGATGACGAGCAGGTGCTAAAAGGCCATGGTATGCTGGCTGTACCGCTTATAGACAATGATAGTGGTGAAATTTTTGGTATGCTTAAAGTCGAGTCGATTCCATTCACCGAACTCAACTTCCATACCGTAGAAACCTTTGCCGCCATTGGCGAGTTGGGTGGTATGAGCTTTACCAATCTACATAAATATCAAACCGTCCAATCGCAAAGCATGGTAAACCCCGAATATGGTACGCAGTCTTATGGCTATTTCTATCGCTATGCCGAGTTTATCAGCTCTTTAGGCAGACGTTTGGGTTTCGATGTGACCATGCTGGTTGTTAAACTTTCCAATGCAGAAACCCTGCCCTATGCAACACGCGTACAAGCGTCAAAGCTCTTTGCAGAAACCGTGGATGCCACGCTGCGCAAAGTTGACATGACGTTCGATTACCAGCAAAACAGTGAAGAATTCAGCATAGTTTTGCCTGCCACAAATGTGGATGGTGCAGAAATTGTGCGCGAGAAGATTCAATCCCAGCTAACCAAAGCATTGCGTACGTTGGATAATAATATTCGTTTTAGCTACACGGTAGAGCCTCTCCATGCAAAGTAA